The DNA sequence CACGACGAAGCTCTCTCTCGGCTTCCTCGCGTCGCCCCATCTGCAGGAAGAGCGCCCCCACGCTGCAGCGCACGGTGGAGTTCTCGGGCTCGAGACCGAGCGCCTTGGTGTAGCAGCGGAGGGCTTCGTCGAAAGCGCCTCCCTGCGCGTGCAGCCATCCGAGGTTGTTGAGAACGACCACGTCGGCCGGAGAGAGCTCGAGGGCCTTCTCATAGAGCACGAGGGCCTCTTCGCGCTTGCCTTCCTCGACATACATCCGCCCCAGCGCACTGAACGAATCTGCCGCTTCCGGGTCCCGGTGAATCGCGCGTCGGTAGGCCGCAACAGCCTCGTCGCGCTCGTCGCGATTCTCGAACACCCATCCGAGATGGTGCCAGGCCGAGGCGCTGTCAGACGAGAGCTCCAGCGCGCGACGAAGATGGCGCTCGGCCGCAACCCACTTCTGCTGCGCCCCCGCGATCTGCCCCATGAGCTCGTGGATCTCGGCGTCGTCGCTGCCTCCCTCGAGCGCGTGGCGGCAGGCACGCATGGCGGAACCGTACTGCTCAGACTGATGATAGGCCACGGCAAGGTGCTTCCAGGCTTCTTCTGAAACCGCGTCGCCCGCTTTCCGGATATACTTGCGCAGCAGCGTCACCGCGTTGGCCGAAAACCCGAGGCGCAACTGAATGATGCCGAGATGGAGCAGGGCGTCGACGAAGTCTTCGTCTTCGTCGGCGATGACCTTCTGAAACACCTCCTGCGCTTCCATGAGATTGCCCTGCGCCAGGTACGAGTGGCCGAGGCTGTAGTTTGCGCTCGCCACGTACTCGCCCTCATCTGAAGACTCCAGAACGGCGGTGAACGCCTGGATGGCGGGTTCGAGATCACCCAGCTGCAACAGGCACCAGCCGAGCTTCAGGTGGGCGGCGGCGTAGCTGGGGTAGAGCTCGATGGCTTTTCGAAATGCGGAGACCGCATCGGGAAGCGCACCCACCTCCTGGTACACG is a window from the Pseudomonadota bacterium genome containing:
- a CDS encoding tetratricopeptide repeat protein; amino-acid sequence: MYQEVGALPDAVSAFRKAIELYPSYAAAHLKLGWCLLQLGDLEPAIQAFTAVLESSDEGEYVASANYSLGHSYLAQGNLMEAQEVFQKVIADEDEDFVDALLHLGIIQLRLGFSANAVTLLRKYIRKAGDAVSEEAWKHLAVAYHQSEQYGSAMRACRHALEGGSDDAEIHELMGQIAGAQQKWVAAERHLRRALELSSDSASAWHHLGWVFENRDERDEAVAAYRRAIHRDPEAADSFSALGRMYVEEGKREEALVLYEKALELSPADVVVLNNLGWLHAQGGAFDEALRCYTKALGLEPENSTVRCSVGALFLQMGRREEAERELRRVVQLDNDPRAVAQAHYFLGVLLGMRQNADAACTCFAASIERDPEFAPAWFRLGECLLDQGDLVAARKAFERYIALEPGGEFAGSARQYVLERLAGVTTRRATGVGAQARGKRGTNTRRKKSSSAKPRS